A window from Primulina eburnea isolate SZY01 chromosome 2, ASM2296580v1, whole genome shotgun sequence encodes these proteins:
- the LOC140822046 gene encoding protein AUXIN SIGNALING F-BOX 3-like, translated as MDPDSKKSKFSPPPNLGNSKAPVPLNSSLFPDELLEKVVSFIDSHKDRSSVSLVCKDWYNAERWTRSKLFIGNCYSVSPEIVARRFPRIKSVTLKGKPRFSDFNLLPRDWGADVHSWLVMFAKVYPFLEELRLKRMAINDESLEILAKSFPDFKALSLYSCDGFTNKGLKAIATHCRNLTELDIQDIATDDFSGYWLSCFPENFSSLEILNFACLNSEIEFDKLERLVSRCSSLRVLKVNESISLDQLQRLLVLAPQLKELGTGSFFPELTPRQYQEVESAFRNVGNLQTLSGLWDVTASYLPVLYGACASLSFLNLSDAALQSAAFEKLLAHCPNLRRLWVADTVEDKGLEAVGLSCPLLEELRVFPSDPYDQHQRHGVTELGFVAVSRGCRKLHYVLYFCRRMTNAAVETIVNNCPDFTHFRLCIMNPGEPDYLTNEAMDEAFGSVVKTCTKLQRLSVSGLLTDLTFEYIGKYAKNLETLSVAFAGSSDRGMQCVLEGCPKLRKLEIRDCPFGNAALLSGLERYEMMRSLWMSACNVTMKGCKLLAREMPRLNVEVIKDEESDGFQANKVYVYRSVAGPRRDARPLFLLFDTTTHGQKIFGYATCHSRT; from the exons ATGGATCCAGACTCAAAAAAATCCAAATTCTCACCACCACCAAACTTAGGCAACTCGAAAGCGCCAGTTCCGTTGAATTCATCACTATTCCCAGATGAATTATTGGAAAAAGTAGTGTCATTCATTGATTCACACAAGGACAGGAGCTCGGTCTCCCTGGTGTGCAAGGACTGGTATAATGCTGAACGTTGGACAAGATCAAAGCTCTTCATAGGCAACTGCTATTCAGTGTCTCCTGAAATTGTGGCAAGAAGGTTTCCAAGAATTAAGAGTGTTACCCTCAAAGGGAAGCCAAGATTTTCGGATTTCAACCTTTTGCCTAGAGATTGGGGCGCTGATGTGCATTCTTGGTTGGTAATGTTTGCCAAAGTTTACCCCTTTTTGGAGGAATTGAGACTCAAGAGGATGGCTATAAATGATGAGAGCTTGGAGATTTTGGCGAAATCTTTTCCAGACTTCAAAGCTTTGTCTCTGTATAGTTGCGATGGGTTCACTAACAAGGGGCTCAAAGCTATAGCCACCCATTGTAG GAATTTGACAGAACTTGACATACAGGACATAGCAACTGATGACTTCAGCGGATATTGGCTAAGTTGTTTCCCTGAAAACTTCTCCTCGCtggaaatattaaattttgcatGTCTCAACAGTGAGATCGAATTTGATAAGCTCGAGAGACTTGTCAGTAGGTGCAGTTCATTAAGGGTTCTAAAAGTCAACGAGAGTATTAGTTTGGACCAACTGCAACGTCtgcttgtgcttgctcctcagttAAAAGAGCTCGGCACCGGTTCCTTTTTCCCAGAACTTACCCCTCGCCAGTACCAAGAAGTTGAAAGTGCATTTAGAAATGTTGGAAATCTTCAAACTCTATCGGGTTTATGGGACGTCACGGCCTCTTATCTCCCAGTTCTTTATGGAGCTTGTGCAAGTCTGAGTTTCTTGAACTTGAGCGATGCTGCCCTTCAGAGTGCTGCATTTGAAAAGCTTCTCGCTCACTGTCCCAACTTACGACGTCTTTGG GTTGCCGATACAGTAGAGGACAAGGGGTTAGAGGCTGTTGGTTTAAGCTGTCCCTTGCTCGAAGAACTCCGAGTTTTCCCTTCAGATCCTTACGACCAACATCAACGTCACGGAGTGACAGAGTTAGGTTTTGTAGCCGTGTCTCGTGGATGTCGCAAACTCCATTATGTCCTCTACTTCTGTCGGAGGATGACTAATGCTGCTGTTGAGACCATAGTAAACAACTGCCCTGATTTTACCCACTTCCGTCTTTGCATAATGAATCCTGGCGAGCCAGATTACCTGACAAACGAAGCTATGGACGAGGCCTTTGGTTCTGTGGTTAAAACTTGCACTAAACTCCAGCGGCTTTCAGTTTCGGGGCTTTTAACAGATCTGACCTTCGAGTATATAGGTAAATATGCCAAGAATTTGGAGACCCTTTCCGTGGCTTTTGCGGGAAGCAGTGATCGTGGGATGCAGTGTGTTCTTGAAGGTTGCCCCAAGCTTAGAAAACTCGAGATAAGGGATTGCCCATTTGGAAATGCTGCTCTGCTTTCTGGGCTCGAGAGATATGAAATGATGAGGTCGTTGTGGATGTCAGCTTGTAACGTGACTATGAAAGGGTGCAAGCTATTGGCAAGGGAGATGCCAAGGTTAAACGTTGAAGTGATAAAAGACGAGGAAAGTGACGGCTTCCAAGCCAACAAAGTTTACGTCTATCGTTCGGTAGCAGGTCCGAGAAGGGACGCCCGCCCTTTGTTCTTACTCTTTGATACCACCACACATGGCCAAAAAATCTTCG GATATGCAACATGCCATTCAAGAACGTAA
- the LOC140824013 gene encoding uncharacterized protein, whose product MELSYCGKLYMQSDLDIVSAKLDSQVKTLSDIYALGLVTQRYAIVVLKPAPSASKEEIRFYVHDISSRIKIGSTIMKKQALVEFNEAIQEDERYVNIAVELESFVNFLVRFLDSQESEIREAAAKAVCLIAVFQSYKSVLIDAGVIAPLIRVLESGNESSQEFAARCLIKVTENSDNAWSVSAHGGVSALLKICGKNGENGGELANLACRVLKNLVGIEEIKRFMVEEGVISLFLKLVRSKDESMQIASLDFLQTMAYSDASIREMTVEEGGIRVLVRLLDPKSSFSTKTREMAFKGIVNLCFGSDTSLYVLMNSCFTDHVLYFLRFGEISVRELALKASFWLCGTSEDAKKVMGDAGFMPVLVSFLESKSLQIREMAAKTLSNMVMVPKNRKKFVHNDQNVGILMQLLGPGDVNSGSKQLLLSILMSLTSSSIARKKISNSGYLKNIEKLAEAEVSDAKKIVRKLSSTKFSSILGGFWHS is encoded by the coding sequence ATGGAACTTTCGTACTGTGGGAAGCTTTACATGCAAAGCGATCTTGATATTGTATCTGCTAAATTAGATAGCCAAGTGAAGACTCTTTCTGATATATATGCTCTGGGATTGGTGACGCAGCGCTATGCTATTGTAGTTTTGAAGCCTGCGCCTTCGGCTTCTAAAGAGGAGATAAGGTTTTATGTCCACGATATATCATCCAGGATAAAGATCGGAAGCACTATTATGAAGAAACAAGCCCTTGTGGAGTTCAacgaagccattcaagaagatgAGAGATATGTAAATATTGCTGTGGAACTCGAGAGTTTTGTCAATTTTTTGGTTCGTTTTCTTGATTCTCAAGAGAGTGAAATTCGAGAGGCAGCAGCAAAGGCGGTGTGCCTGATTGCGGTTTTTCAGTCATACAAAAGTGTGTTGATTGATGCAGGGGTAATTGCTCCATTGATTCGAGTTCTGGAGTCgggaaatgaatcgagtcaagaatttgCAGCAAGGTGTTTGATAAAGGTCACGGAGAATTCTGATAATGCGTGGTCTGTTTCTGCTCATGGTGGGGTGTCAGCCCTGTTGAAAATCTGTGGCAAGAATGGTGAAAATGGGGGAGAATTGGCAAATTTGGCTTGTCGGGTGTTGAAAAATCTTGTTGGGATTGAAGAGATCAAGAGGTTTATGGTTGAGGAAGGGGTGATTTCTTTGTTCCTTAAGCTTGTAAGGTCCAAAGATGAAAGTATGCAGATAGCTTCACTTGATTTCTTGCAGACCATGGCTTACTCGGATGCATCGATCAGAGAAATGACCGTTGAAGAAGGTGGAATTCGCGTATTAGTGCGTCTTTTGGATCCCAAATCATCATTTTCAACCAAGACAAGAGAGATGGCATTCAAAGGAATCGTGAATTTATGCTTTGGATCGGATACATCTCTGTATGTGTTGATGAATTCTTGTTTTACAGATCACGTACTTTACTTTCTTCGATTTGGGGAGATCTCAGTTCGTGAATTGGCCCTAAAGGCCTCGTTTTGGCTATGTGGGACGTCTGAAGATGCTAAGAAAGTGATGGGGGATGCAGGATTTATGCCAGTCCTTGTTAGTTTCCTAGAATCAAAATCGCTCCAAATTCGCGAAATGGCAGCAAAAACACTATCTAACATGGTAATGGTACCCAAAAACAGGAAAAAATTTGTGCATAACGATCAAAATGTAGGCATATTGATGCAGCTTCTCGGCCCAGGGGACGTTAATTCCGGTAGCAAACAGCTATTGCTTTCAATATTGATGTCGTTAACAAGCAGCAGCATCGCAAGAAAAAAGATTTCAAATTCAGGTTACTTAAAGAACATCGAAAAGCTTGCAGAAGCTGAGGTCTCAGATGCCAAAAAGATCGTCAGAAAGTTGAGTTCCACTAAATTCAGCAGCATCTTGGGTGGATTCTGGCATTCTTGA